The proteins below are encoded in one region of Methylocystis rosea:
- a CDS encoding group I truncated hemoglobin: protein MSNLYERLGGENAVNAAVELFYRKVLADGRIAQFFDGVDIDQQIAKQKSFLTMAFGGPNNYTGADMRNAHKRLVAKGLNDSHVDAVIENLNYTLRDLGVPEKEVKEVAAIANSVRDDVLNR from the coding sequence ATGTCAAATCTCTACGAGCGCCTCGGGGGCGAGAACGCCGTTAATGCCGCAGTTGAGCTTTTTTATCGCAAGGTTCTCGCGGACGGTCGCATCGCGCAGTTTTTTGACGGCGTCGACATCGATCAGCAAATCGCCAAACAGAAATCATTCCTGACCATGGCGTTTGGGGGTCCAAATAATTACACGGGAGCCGACATGCGCAATGCGCACAAGCGTCTCGTTGCGAAGGGTCTCAATGATTCGCATGTCGATGCGGTAATCGAAAATCTGAACTACACGCTCCGTGACCTTGGCGTGCCAGAAAAAGAGGTTAAGGAAGTCGCGGCGATTGCAAATTCCGTTCGTGATGA
- a CDS encoding HAMP domain-containing protein — translation MATKPAAVRTRGVLGRERDSQNRVSDDQLQELLQALQALKEGDFATRLPGHWDGVIGKIADSLNEVSATNCRMAVELERVRQAVGREGKTRQRVKFANHAGAWGGMESSVNALIDDLLWPTNEMTRVIGAVAQGDLLQSVQLELEGRPLMGEFLRSAKIVNTMIRQLREFTSEVTRVAREVGTEGKLGGQAQVREVTGVWKELTESVNFMADNLTSQVRNIAEVTIAVANGDLSKKITVDVRGEILQLKEAINTMVDQLRSFASEVTRVAREVGSDGKLGGQAIVPGVAGTWKDLTDSVNAMCGNLTDQVRNIAQVTTAVARGDLSRKITVDVKGEILELKQTINTMVDQLNSFASEVTRVAREVGTEGKLGGQAVVAGVGGTWKDLTDSVNFMAGNLTAQVRNIAEVSTAIANGNLSKKITVNVSGEILELKETINTMVDQLNAFASEVTRVAREVGTEGRLGGQAQVMGVAGTWKDLTDSVNSMAGNLTAQVRNIAEVTTAVARGDLSRKITVDVKGEILQLKETINTMVDQLNAFASEVTRVAREVGTEGKLGGQAQVPGVAGTWKDLTDNVNFMAGNLTAQVRNIAEVATAIADGDLSKKITVDVRGEILLLKETLNTMVDQLNAFAGEVTRVAREVGTDGRLGGQAVVPGVGGTWKDLTENVNLLAANLTTQVRNIAEVTTAVARGDLSRKITVDVKGEILQLKETINTMVDQLNAFASEVTRVAREVGTEGKLGGQAQVPGVAGTWKDLTDTVNVMAANLTEQVRGIVKVVTAVAEGDLSQSLTVKSKGEVAALADTINSMTRTLATFAVQVTTVAREVGVEGRLGGQANVPGAAGTWKDLTGNVNLLAANLTTQVRSIADVATAVTKGDLTRLIQVDARGEVAELKDNINTMIDNLRLTTDRNTEQDWLKTNLAKFTAMLQGQRDLSLVGRLLLSELAPLVGAQQGVIYQMHCGDGPPILSLLSAYADDRERSHQLRLSIGEGLVGQCATDKRRILINDLPADVAPIRSALFSSAPRNIVVLPVLFEGQVKAVIELATVGNFSELQTMFLEQLTASIGIVLNSIEATMQTEALLGQSQQLAAELQAQQSELQKTNEQLELKAQQVAERNVEVERKNEELEQARRALEEKAAELALTSRYKSEFLANMSHELRTPLNSILILGQQLGENPQGNLTERQVEFARTIHGAGTDLLNLISDILDLSKIESGTVTVEAEELDFKSLIERVARPFRHEAENRGLSFQVNVNANVGRSIVTDSKRLQQILKNLLSNAFKFTPAGAVWFDVRAATKGWSAQHPSLSQAHLVVAFSVRDTGIGIPQEKQPIIFEAFQQADASTSRRFGGTGLGLAISRELATLLGGEIHLRSTPGEGSTFTLCLPIAYAGAGASRSVDPQPLMQMPQAPFGSSFSIAPQKDDRENITEDDGVLLIIEDDPDYRRILADLARDKGLKVIMAATGSEAVALARSFKPTAISLDVYLPDLSGWTVLSRLKQDPSLRHIPVQMLTIDHDRKQGLARGAYSFISKSVTASELSSAIERIVDFSKPRQRRLLLIEDSVVEQSAIRALLEYDDVEIVVAQSGQEALHALSSQNWDCVVLDLGLPDMSGFDVLQQLNAENASATVPCVIFTGKKLSAEEDARLHTMAQSIVVKDVESPERLLDETALFLHRVIGDLPPEKQIMLERLHSSDEDMSGRTILLVDDDARNLFALSSLLERRGINVLTAANGGDALDLLEKQSSISLVLMDIMMPGMDGYQTIKAVRENPRFERLPIIALTAKAMNEDRERCLEAGASDYLAKPVNTEQLLSTLRLWFANDGS, via the coding sequence ATGGCAACGAAACCCGCGGCTGTCCGGACGCGCGGCGTGTTGGGGCGCGAACGGGACAGTCAAAACCGTGTCTCAGACGATCAACTCCAGGAACTCCTTCAGGCATTGCAAGCCTTAAAGGAGGGCGACTTTGCCACTCGGTTACCGGGCCACTGGGATGGAGTGATCGGAAAAATTGCCGATAGCCTCAATGAGGTAAGCGCCACCAACTGCAGGATGGCGGTCGAACTTGAACGGGTCCGCCAAGCCGTGGGGCGTGAGGGGAAGACGCGCCAGCGAGTAAAATTCGCAAATCACGCCGGGGCATGGGGAGGAATGGAGTCGTCCGTTAACGCCCTGATCGACGATCTCCTTTGGCCGACCAACGAAATGACTCGCGTCATAGGCGCCGTGGCGCAGGGGGACCTTCTGCAATCAGTGCAACTGGAGCTTGAGGGACGCCCCCTGATGGGCGAATTCCTGCGTTCCGCGAAGATCGTCAACACCATGATCCGCCAGCTTCGCGAATTCACTTCAGAAGTGACACGGGTCGCGCGCGAGGTCGGAACCGAAGGAAAACTCGGCGGCCAGGCGCAGGTTCGCGAGGTAACGGGCGTATGGAAAGAGCTGACAGAATCTGTGAATTTTATGGCCGACAACCTCACTAGCCAGGTGAGAAATATCGCAGAGGTGACGATCGCCGTGGCTAACGGCGATCTTTCCAAGAAGATCACGGTCGATGTGCGCGGCGAGATCCTGCAGCTCAAAGAAGCCATCAACACAATGGTGGATCAACTTCGCTCATTTGCCTCAGAAGTCACGCGCGTGGCGCGCGAAGTTGGCAGCGATGGCAAACTGGGGGGCCAGGCGATCGTGCCGGGTGTCGCCGGTACTTGGAAAGACCTCACCGATTCGGTGAATGCAATGTGCGGCAATCTGACGGATCAGGTGCGCAACATCGCCCAAGTGACGACCGCGGTCGCCCGAGGCGACCTATCGCGAAAAATCACCGTGGATGTGAAAGGAGAAATCCTCGAGCTCAAGCAGACCATCAATACCATGGTCGACCAGCTGAACTCGTTCGCTTCCGAAGTCACAAGAGTTGCGCGAGAAGTCGGCACCGAAGGAAAGCTTGGCGGTCAAGCGGTCGTCGCCGGGGTCGGCGGCACTTGGAAGGATCTCACTGACAGCGTCAATTTTATGGCTGGCAATTTGACGGCGCAGGTTCGAAACATCGCCGAAGTGTCGACTGCTATCGCTAACGGAAATCTTTCGAAGAAGATCACCGTAAACGTGTCCGGAGAAATTCTGGAGCTCAAAGAAACAATTAACACGATGGTCGACCAATTGAACGCCTTCGCCTCTGAAGTGACGCGTGTGGCGCGCGAAGTCGGGACGGAGGGTCGTTTAGGAGGCCAGGCGCAAGTGATGGGAGTAGCCGGCACATGGAAAGATCTGACGGACTCGGTCAATTCGATGGCCGGAAATCTTACCGCGCAAGTTCGAAATATTGCTGAAGTGACTACCGCGGTTGCGCGCGGAGATTTGAGCCGAAAGATCACCGTCGACGTAAAAGGCGAGATTCTGCAGCTCAAGGAAACCATCAACACGATGGTCGACCAGTTGAACGCTTTTGCGTCTGAAGTGACACGCGTCGCGCGCGAGGTCGGCACGGAGGGCAAGCTCGGCGGACAGGCTCAGGTGCCGGGCGTCGCGGGGACATGGAAGGATCTCACGGACAATGTGAACTTTATGGCCGGCAATTTGACGGCTCAGGTACGAAACATCGCCGAGGTGGCGACCGCGATTGCCGATGGCGATCTTTCGAAAAAAATCACGGTCGACGTGCGCGGCGAAATCCTTTTGCTCAAGGAGACGCTGAACACGATGGTGGATCAGTTAAACGCCTTTGCGGGCGAGGTCACGCGCGTCGCGCGCGAGGTCGGCACGGACGGACGTCTCGGCGGCCAGGCTGTCGTGCCCGGTGTTGGCGGCACGTGGAAGGACCTGACCGAAAATGTAAACCTACTAGCCGCCAACCTGACCACGCAGGTCCGTAATATCGCGGAGGTGACGACTGCGGTCGCTCGCGGAGACCTGAGCCGGAAAATCACCGTTGATGTGAAAGGCGAGATTCTGCAGCTCAAGGAAACCATCAACACGATGGTCGACCAGTTGAACGCCTTCGCGTCAGAAGTAACGCGCGTGGCGCGCGAGGTCGGCACGGAGGGCAAGCTCGGCGGTCAGGCTCAGGTGCCGGGCGTAGCAGGCACATGGAAGGACCTAACGGACACGGTGAACGTAATGGCCGCAAACCTGACCGAGCAGGTGCGCGGAATCGTCAAAGTCGTGACGGCGGTCGCCGAAGGGGATCTCAGTCAAAGTCTTACCGTAAAATCCAAAGGCGAAGTAGCTGCGCTGGCGGACACCATCAATAGTATGACGCGAACTCTCGCGACCTTCGCCGTTCAGGTGACGACAGTGGCGCGTGAGGTCGGCGTTGAGGGCCGGCTTGGTGGCCAGGCAAATGTGCCGGGAGCAGCCGGCACATGGAAGGACCTGACGGGGAATGTGAATCTTCTTGCAGCGAATCTCACGACACAGGTGAGATCAATCGCTGACGTCGCGACTGCGGTGACGAAAGGCGACCTTACACGACTCATCCAAGTCGATGCGCGTGGAGAGGTCGCGGAGCTCAAAGATAATATCAATACGATGATCGACAATCTCAGGCTCACCACGGATCGCAATACCGAACAAGATTGGCTAAAAACCAATCTTGCCAAGTTTACCGCCATGCTACAAGGACAGCGTGATCTGAGCTTGGTGGGTCGCTTATTGCTTTCCGAGCTCGCGCCACTCGTCGGCGCGCAGCAGGGCGTCATCTATCAAATGCACTGCGGCGACGGTCCGCCAATTCTTAGTCTCCTCTCCGCCTACGCCGATGACCGAGAGAGGAGCCACCAGCTCCGCCTTAGTATCGGAGAAGGACTCGTGGGCCAGTGCGCGACTGACAAGCGACGAATCCTGATCAATGACCTACCCGCCGATGTGGCCCCCATACGGTCGGCGTTGTTCAGTTCGGCGCCCCGTAATATCGTCGTGCTCCCGGTGTTGTTCGAAGGACAGGTCAAAGCGGTGATTGAACTCGCAACTGTCGGCAACTTTAGTGAGCTGCAGACAATGTTCCTGGAACAACTCACCGCGTCGATAGGCATAGTTCTCAACTCGATTGAAGCGACGATGCAGACGGAAGCGCTCTTGGGGCAGTCGCAGCAACTCGCCGCCGAGCTTCAGGCCCAGCAGAGTGAACTACAAAAAACCAATGAGCAGCTTGAGCTGAAGGCTCAACAGGTAGCCGAGCGAAACGTTGAGGTCGAGCGAAAGAATGAAGAGCTGGAGCAAGCGCGCCGCGCCCTCGAGGAAAAAGCCGCCGAGTTGGCGCTCACCTCCAGATATAAATCTGAATTTCTGGCGAATATGAGCCATGAGCTCCGCACGCCACTGAATTCGATTCTTATTCTTGGCCAACAGCTCGGTGAGAACCCCCAGGGAAATCTGACCGAGAGGCAGGTAGAATTCGCACGAACGATTCATGGCGCAGGCACTGACCTGTTGAACCTGATTTCCGACATTCTAGATCTATCAAAAATCGAATCTGGCACGGTCACGGTCGAAGCGGAGGAGCTAGACTTCAAGAGTCTTATCGAGCGGGTAGCGCGACCCTTCCGGCACGAGGCTGAGAATCGCGGCTTATCATTCCAGGTAAACGTCAACGCCAACGTTGGCCGCAGCATCGTGACCGATTCCAAGCGGCTTCAGCAAATATTAAAAAACCTTTTGTCGAACGCATTCAAGTTTACTCCGGCGGGCGCTGTTTGGTTCGATGTGCGAGCCGCGACGAAAGGCTGGAGCGCGCAACACCCTTCGCTCTCGCAAGCGCATCTTGTCGTCGCCTTCAGCGTCCGCGATACCGGAATCGGCATACCTCAAGAAAAGCAGCCCATCATCTTCGAGGCGTTCCAACAGGCTGACGCTTCAACGAGTCGTCGATTTGGCGGCACTGGGCTTGGTCTTGCCATTAGCCGGGAGCTTGCCACTCTTTTGGGGGGTGAAATTCACCTGCGGTCAACCCCGGGAGAAGGCTCAACATTCACGCTTTGTTTGCCGATTGCCTATGCTGGTGCGGGCGCGTCGCGATCAGTCGATCCACAGCCCTTGATGCAAATGCCACAAGCGCCGTTTGGCAGCAGTTTCAGCATTGCACCACAAAAGGATGATCGCGAAAATATCACCGAAGACGACGGCGTCTTGCTGATCATAGAGGACGACCCGGATTACCGACGCATCCTCGCCGACCTAGCGCGGGACAAGGGTCTCAAAGTCATTATGGCTGCCACTGGTTCTGAGGCAGTAGCTTTGGCCCGTTCCTTCAAGCCAACGGCGATCTCGCTCGATGTTTATCTGCCCGATCTGTCCGGTTGGACAGTGCTCTCACGACTCAAACAGGATCCTTCATTGCGCCACATTCCGGTGCAGATGCTGACGATAGATCATGACCGTAAGCAAGGGCTGGCGCGCGGGGCCTATAGTTTTATTTCGAAGTCTGTTACAGCAAGCGAGCTAAGTTCGGCTATCGAACGTATTGTCGATTTCTCAAAGCCACGCCAGCGAAGGCTTCTCTTGATCGAGGACAGCGTGGTCGAACAATCAGCGATTCGCGCCCTTCTTGAATACGACGATGTGGAGATCGTCGTGGCCCAATCGGGTCAAGAAGCCTTGCACGCCTTAAGCAGCCAAAACTGGGATTGCGTCGTGCTGGATTTAGGCCTTCCGGACATGTCCGGTTTTGACGTCCTTCAGCAATTAAATGCCGAGAACGCAAGCGCGACCGTTCCGTGCGTGATCTTCACGGGCAAGAAGCTATCGGCTGAAGAAGATGCGCGCCTTCATACGATGGCGCAAAGCATAGTGGTGAAGGATGTTGAGTCGCCCGAGCGTCTGCTCGATGAAACCGCGCTTTTCTTGCATCGGGTGATCGGCGACTTGCCGCCCGAAAAACAAATTATGTTGGAGCGACTCCATAGTTCCGATGAAGACATGTCCGGCCGGACGATTTTGCTGGTTGACGACGATGCTCGGAACCTTTTCGCCCTGTCGAGTTTGCTCGAACGTCGAGGGATTAATGTACTTACAGCTGCCAATGGCGGCGACGCCCTCGACCTGCTTGAGAAACAAAGCTCGATCTCGCTCGTGCTTATGGATATCATGATGCCCGGAATGGACGGCTATCAGACAATCAAGGCAGTGCGCGAGAATCCGCGTTTCGAGCGTCTTCCGATTATTGCGCTAACCGCAAAGGCCATGAACGAAGATCGCGAGAGGTGCCTTGAAGCCGGCGCGTCCGATTATCTCGCCAAACCCGTAAACACTGAGCAGCTCTTGTCTACGCTGCGATTATGGTTCGCCAATGACGGAAGCTGA
- a CDS encoding RNA polymerase sigma factor, with translation MRQRSNAEWLLALRAGDQNQAVALAELRELVLGAIIKFLSRNETPGGWSLGHDLHQTAEDCAQEAIILIQSKLDQFRGESKFTTWAYSIAVRVTLGELRRRRWRKAVVNSARLGEDMPVWPTDAPEPERSLERRQAWALLVRLIENSLTPLQRKALVAHAFQCMPLDLVAEWLGGNRNSIYKLIHDARKRLKAALLSEGVTHQDIIATFDSPQRKTYLSDDGKIFPSQSVSNAVESGS, from the coding sequence ATGAGACAACGATCAAACGCCGAGTGGTTATTGGCCCTACGGGCAGGCGATCAGAATCAGGCTGTCGCGCTGGCTGAGCTGCGTGAGCTCGTGCTTGGTGCGATCATCAAATTTCTCTCGCGAAATGAAACGCCTGGAGGTTGGTCGCTCGGCCACGATTTGCATCAAACGGCGGAGGACTGCGCCCAGGAGGCCATTATCCTCATTCAGTCGAAGCTCGATCAATTTCGTGGCGAGAGCAAATTTACGACATGGGCCTATTCGATCGCGGTTCGCGTCACTCTTGGGGAGCTTCGACGACGACGCTGGCGGAAGGCGGTCGTGAATAGCGCGCGTCTTGGCGAAGATATGCCGGTCTGGCCGACCGATGCTCCAGAACCCGAGCGTAGTCTGGAACGGCGACAAGCGTGGGCTTTGTTGGTCCGCCTTATCGAGAACTCTTTGACGCCACTCCAGCGAAAAGCGCTTGTCGCTCACGCTTTTCAGTGCATGCCGCTTGATCTTGTCGCCGAGTGGCTCGGCGGCAATCGCAATAGCATATACAAGCTTATTCATGATGCACGAAAACGCCTCAAGGCCGCGCTACTTTCCGAAGGCGTTACGCATCAGGATATCATAGCTACGTTCGACTCGCCCCAGCGCAAAACTTATCTCAGCGATGATGGTAAGATTTTCCCGTCTCAGAGCGTCTCAAATGCGGTTGAGTCCGGAAGCTAG
- the smbP gene encoding small metal-binding protein SmbP, giving the protein MKRRIFALALGLGFSAFFAPRLALAEDHLTEAISYTEEAIDHGKRGHADVLVTHAEAALKHAEAAEKAMNNPHIKEGIMQLKASIVEGKKENATTAIGHAIEALTHLEAAQK; this is encoded by the coding sequence ATGAAACGCAGAATTTTCGCACTCGCGCTGGGTCTTGGTTTCTCGGCATTCTTCGCGCCCCGCCTCGCGCTCGCCGAAGATCATTTGACCGAGGCGATCAGCTACACCGAGGAAGCGATCGACCATGGTAAACGAGGTCACGCGGATGTGTTGGTGACGCACGCCGAAGCCGCGCTCAAGCATGCTGAAGCTGCCGAAAAGGCGATGAACAATCCGCACATTAAGGAAGGAATAATGCAGTTGAAGGCATCGATTGTGGAAGGCAAGAAAGAGAACGCCACCACCGCAATCGGACACGCCATAGAGGCGTTGACCCATTTGGAAGCGGCGCAGAAATAA
- a CDS encoding response regulator: MTEADSFADEGKVNILLVDDQPAKLLSYEIILNELGHNLLKANSATEAFKLLLENQVAVILVDVCMPDLDGFELAQMIRDHPRFTDTAIIFVSAINVTEMDSLRGYELGAVDYVSVPVVPNILRAKVRVFVDLHIKTQALARMNSELEQRVAERTAELETAIARQELLAHEVDHRARNALAVIQSIVALTPADDGLYFASAVRGRIHAMATAHNLLSESRWSGANLLNLVKEELAPYAQSSIKIAGEAVSIAPSIAQSLALVLHELATNAAKYGALKDSEGSLSVSWQLSDERLELKWREEGNADVVPPSRAGFGSKVIETSITGQLQGQIEREWKASGLVCLIRIPSEHFLVSGPSRGASEDKRRRQGDAPHVRGRSILVVEDEAMVAMMTCHVIEDLGAKVIGPFGRVEEARKALSEYLDAAVLDVNLDGELVYELADELRNRGKPIIFVTGYHAAAIAQEFGDVPVLTKPIEPDELAAALAELFVE; this comes from the coding sequence ATGACGGAAGCTGATAGTTTCGCTGATGAAGGCAAAGTCAATATCCTCCTCGTCGATGATCAACCGGCGAAGCTATTGAGCTATGAAATAATCCTGAATGAGCTAGGTCACAATTTGTTGAAGGCGAATTCGGCGACTGAAGCATTTAAATTATTGCTGGAAAATCAGGTCGCCGTCATCTTGGTTGACGTCTGCATGCCGGATCTTGATGGTTTCGAGCTTGCGCAAATGATCAGGGATCATCCGCGCTTCACCGATACTGCTATCATATTCGTATCTGCAATAAACGTAACGGAAATGGACAGCCTGAGAGGCTACGAGCTAGGCGCGGTGGACTATGTTTCGGTACCCGTAGTTCCAAACATATTGCGTGCAAAGGTTCGGGTTTTCGTTGATCTCCACATCAAGACACAAGCGTTGGCTCGCATGAACAGCGAACTTGAACAGCGAGTGGCCGAACGGACAGCGGAGCTGGAAACGGCGATCGCACGTCAAGAGTTGCTAGCTCACGAAGTAGATCATCGGGCACGTAATGCTCTCGCGGTAATTCAATCGATAGTAGCGTTAACGCCAGCCGACGACGGTCTCTATTTTGCTAGTGCAGTAAGAGGCCGTATCCACGCCATGGCCACGGCGCACAACCTGCTTTCAGAGAGCCGCTGGAGTGGCGCCAATTTACTTAATCTCGTGAAGGAAGAACTCGCTCCATACGCTCAAAGCAGCATCAAGATTGCAGGGGAGGCGGTTTCGATCGCGCCATCGATAGCGCAGAGCCTAGCGCTTGTGCTGCACGAGTTGGCGACGAATGCAGCGAAATATGGCGCTCTGAAAGATTCTGAAGGCTCCCTGTCCGTCAGTTGGCAGTTGAGCGACGAGCGCTTGGAACTCAAGTGGCGCGAAGAAGGGAACGCGGATGTCGTCCCCCCATCTCGCGCGGGATTCGGCTCCAAGGTCATCGAAACGAGTATCACGGGACAACTGCAAGGTCAGATCGAGCGCGAGTGGAAGGCGAGTGGTTTGGTATGTTTGATCCGAATTCCGAGCGAGCACTTTCTGGTGTCCGGGCCTAGCAGGGGCGCGTCTGAAGATAAGCGCCGCCGTCAAGGTGACGCCCCACATGTCCGCGGGCGCAGCATTCTCGTGGTGGAAGATGAAGCCATGGTCGCCATGATGACATGTCACGTCATCGAGGATCTCGGCGCCAAGGTGATTGGTCCTTTTGGGCGAGTGGAGGAAGCTCGGAAGGCGCTATCCGAATATCTCGACGCGGCGGTGCTCGATGTAAATCTCGACGGCGAACTCGTGTATGAGCTAGCGGATGAATTAAGAAATCGCGGCAAGCCGATCATCTTCGTCACAGGTTATCATGCCGCCGCGATCGCTCAGGAGTTCGGCGATGTGCCGGTGCTAACAAAGCCGATAGAGCCAGACGAACTTGCCGCGGCGTTGGCGGAACTATTCGTGGAGTAA